A stretch of Chionomys nivalis chromosome 2, mChiNiv1.1, whole genome shotgun sequence DNA encodes these proteins:
- the LOC130870320 gene encoding cytochrome c oxidase subunit 7B, mitochondrial-like produces MLPLAKNALSHLQVRSIQQVVARHSHQKRTPNFHDKYGNAILAAGGLFCISAWTYTATQIGIEWNLSPVGRVTPKEWRDQ; encoded by the coding sequence ATGTTGCCCTTAGCCAAAAACGCACTAAGTCATCTCCAAGTTCGAAGCATTCAGCAAGTGGTGGCAAGACACAGCCATCAGAAGCGGACACCTAATTTCCACGACAAATATGGAAATGCTATATTAGCAGCTGGAGGCCTCTTCTGTATTTCTGCATGGACATATACAGCAACACAAATTGGAATAGAATGGAACCTGTCACCTGTTGGCAGAGTCACCCCCAAGGAATGGAGAGATCAGTAG